From Methanoculleus thermophilus, the proteins below share one genomic window:
- a CDS encoding endonuclease III domain-containing protein — MMAHLADDLLAIYGALRGAFGHQHWWPAETAFEAMIGAILAQNVSWKNAAKAVRNLEDAGMLDPELLAAADTAEIARLIVPSRFYNQKAERVREFARVYVAEFGADPVAMAAAETGALRRRLLSIKGLGKETVDSILLYACSKPIFVVDAYTRRIFSRYGLLPAGASYDLMQRFFMENLAPDVELFNDYHAQIVFLGNNICKKSPLCARCPIQEVHESLWCAEGMGAKDWNSGGD; from the coding sequence ATGATGGCACACCTTGCCGACGACCTGCTTGCGATCTATGGCGCCCTCCGTGGAGCATTCGGCCACCAGCACTGGTGGCCGGCAGAGACGGCGTTTGAAGCGATGATCGGTGCAATCCTTGCCCAGAATGTCTCCTGGAAGAACGCGGCAAAGGCCGTCCGCAACCTGGAGGATGCCGGGATGCTCGATCCGGAACTGCTTGCCGCCGCCGATACGGCAGAGATTGCCCGGCTGATCGTCCCGTCCCGGTTCTACAACCAGAAGGCCGAGCGGGTCCGCGAGTTTGCCCGGGTCTATGTTGCTGAGTTTGGGGCTGATCCAGTAGCAATGGCGGCCGCAGAGACCGGAGCCCTGCGCAGGCGCCTGCTCTCGATAAAGGGGCTTGGAAAGGAGACGGTGGACTCGATCCTCTTGTATGCCTGCAGTAAGCCTATCTTCGTTGTCGATGCCTACACCCGCCGGATCTTCTCGCGCTACGGTCTTTTGCCGGCGGGAGCGTCGTACGATCTGATGCAGCGCTTCTTTATGGAGAATCTCGCTCCGGATGTGGAACTCTTCAACGATTACCACGCCCAGATCGTTTTCCTGGGAAACAACATCTGCAAAAAGTCGCCGCTCTGCGCTCGCTGCCCCATCCAGGAGGTCCACGAATCCCTTTGGTGTGCTGAAGGGATGGGAGCGAAAGATTGGAATTCTGGGGGAGATTGA
- the recQ gene encoding DNA helicase RecQ yields the protein MDSKYAVLEKYFGYTSFLPGQEEIIDAVLAGRDVLAVMATGGGKSLCYQLPALVFGGLTVVVSPLIALMKDQVDSLRANGIPAATINSSLGYGEQRIIERVILEGRIRILYVSPERAVQPFFLSLLAKADLRLVAIDEAHCISMWGHNFRPEYRRLRVLKERFPAVPIIALTATAIPAVQNDIVVQLALKNPARFIGSFNRKNLMYRVVPKARYFPRLVAYLHEHQNDAGIIYCFSQKATEELAEKLQKEGFSALPYHAGLPDDVRAEHQEAFIRGDVMIICATVAFGMGINKPDVRFVIHTDLPRDLESYYQETGRAGRDGEAADCILFYSRGDYGTIRYLIEKEYNDPAQKDIAYRKAGMMLDYCETTGCRRKFLLTYFGEAYPEERCGGCDRCETPVKVFDGTEVATTIITCIRGIGERFGASYVVDVLTGSKSARIRENGHDTLPVYNSGRGYTRDQWLRFVQEMVQKGFITSTGGRYPVLVLNDRSRAVLKGELPVPLTEPGPEGVIALRAEADYDEALFLRLRRLRKILADLDHLPPFAVFHDRSLKEMAKYYPRTGVDLLRIYGVSEAKLQRYGRKFLDAIDKHCIEHGIGLDRRRG from the coding sequence ATGGATTCAAAATACGCCGTTCTTGAGAAATACTTCGGTTATACCTCGTTTCTCCCCGGCCAGGAAGAGATCATCGACGCCGTCCTCGCCGGGCGCGACGTCCTCGCCGTCATGGCAACGGGGGGCGGCAAATCGCTCTGCTATCAACTTCCCGCCCTTGTCTTTGGGGGGCTTACGGTCGTCGTCTCTCCGCTCATTGCGTTGATGAAAGATCAGGTCGACAGCCTCCGGGCAAACGGGATCCCGGCGGCGACGATTAACAGTTCGCTCGGTTATGGAGAGCAGAGGATCATCGAGCGGGTGATCCTCGAAGGCCGCATCCGGATCCTCTATGTCTCACCGGAACGGGCCGTGCAGCCGTTCTTCCTCTCTCTCCTTGCAAAAGCAGATCTCCGGCTGGTTGCGATCGACGAGGCGCACTGCATCTCCATGTGGGGGCACAACTTCCGGCCGGAATACCGTCGGCTCCGGGTGCTCAAGGAACGGTTCCCTGCCGTCCCCATCATCGCCCTGACCGCGACCGCCATCCCCGCCGTCCAGAACGACATCGTGGTCCAGCTTGCCCTGAAGAATCCGGCCCGGTTCATCGGAAGTTTCAACCGGAAGAACCTCATGTATCGGGTGGTACCGAAGGCCCGATACTTCCCGAGGCTTGTTGCGTACTTGCATGAGCACCAAAACGACGCCGGTATCATCTACTGCTTCTCCCAGAAGGCGACGGAAGAACTCGCGGAAAAACTTCAGAAGGAAGGGTTCTCCGCGCTCCCCTACCATGCCGGCCTCCCCGATGATGTTCGTGCGGAGCACCAGGAGGCCTTCATCCGTGGCGATGTCATGATCATCTGCGCCACCGTCGCTTTTGGCATGGGAATCAACAAACCGGACGTCCGGTTTGTCATTCATACCGACCTCCCCAGAGATCTCGAGTCCTACTACCAGGAGACCGGCAGGGCCGGAAGAGACGGGGAGGCGGCCGACTGCATCCTCTTCTACAGCCGGGGCGATTACGGCACGATCCGGTACCTCATCGAGAAGGAATACAACGATCCGGCGCAGAAAGACATCGCCTATCGGAAAGCAGGGATGATGCTCGACTACTGCGAGACGACCGGGTGCCGGAGAAAGTTCCTGCTCACCTACTTTGGTGAGGCGTATCCGGAGGAGCGGTGCGGTGGGTGCGACCGGTGCGAGACCCCCGTGAAGGTCTTTGACGGGACGGAGGTTGCAACGACCATCATCACCTGTATTCGCGGAATCGGGGAGCGGTTTGGGGCATCCTACGTCGTCGATGTGCTGACCGGGTCGAAGAGTGCACGAATTCGCGAAAACGGACACGATACCCTGCCGGTCTACAACTCCGGCAGGGGATACACTCGTGACCAGTGGCTGCGGTTTGTCCAGGAGATGGTCCAAAAAGGGTTCATCACATCGACCGGCGGGCGGTATCCGGTTCTGGTGTTAAACGACCGGAGCCGTGCGGTGCTCAAGGGCGAACTTCCCGTGCCGCTCACCGAGCCGGGTCCGGAGGGTGTTATCGCATTGAGAGCCGAGGCCGACTACGATGAAGCCCTCTTTCTCCGGCTCCGCCGGCTCCGAAAGATCCTTGCCGACCTCGATCATCTCCCGCCGTTTGCCGTCTTCCACGACCGGAGCCTCAAAGAGATGGCGAAGTACTATCCCCGCACCGGCGTCGATCTCCTCCGAATCTACGGCGTCAGTGAGGCGAAGCTCCAGCGCTACGGCAGAAAGTTCCTCGATGCAATCGATAAACACTGTATCGAGCACGGGATCGGGCTGGATCGCCGTCGCGGATGA
- a CDS encoding archaeosine biosynthesis radical SAM protein RaSEA: MLSKSIEKPLASWRGKDRYNGQILDTLTVIFRSGGCSWNRCRMCGYRHERYQDLPLDELTDRLIRQVRWVKENFSDDDYQMLKIFTSGSFFDPDEVPPAARRAVAEAFRGKLVIAETRPEYVDAEALREFLEGIDTGAWDRPLSIAVGLETTNDAIREKSIDKGFTYADFLRAAEVAHAVGADVKAYLLMKPPFLTEREARDDMVRSIKDVASVADSISMNLCTVQSGTEVERLWNQNAYRPPYLWSVLDVLIGAPVHVLCDPVGGGQVRGPHNCGACDAPIVKGIGEYSLSGDVELLRALAETECECKGEWEFVLEQEEPFCMPLTR; encoded by the coding sequence ATGCTATCCAAATCAATCGAGAAGCCATTGGCGTCCTGGCGGGGGAAAGACCGCTATAACGGTCAGATCCTCGATACGCTGACGGTAATCTTTCGGAGCGGCGGTTGTTCCTGGAACCGATGCCGTATGTGCGGCTACCGGCACGAACGCTACCAGGACCTCCCTCTGGATGAACTTACCGACCGGCTGATCCGCCAGGTCCGCTGGGTGAAAGAGAACTTCTCCGACGATGATTACCAGATGCTCAAGATCTTCACGTCTGGAAGTTTCTTCGATCCCGATGAGGTCCCCCCCGCCGCCCGGCGCGCAGTTGCGGAGGCATTCCGGGGCAAACTCGTGATCGCCGAGACACGGCCTGAGTACGTCGACGCGGAAGCGCTCCGGGAGTTTTTGGAGGGTATTGATACCGGGGCCTGGGATCGACCGCTCTCCATTGCTGTGGGTCTGGAGACCACAAACGACGCCATCAGGGAGAAGAGCATCGATAAGGGGTTCACATACGCCGACTTTCTCCGTGCAGCAGAGGTTGCGCATGCCGTCGGAGCGGATGTGAAGGCCTACCTGCTGATGAAACCGCCGTTCCTGACCGAGCGTGAGGCGCGTGACGACATGGTGCGCTCCATTAAGGACGTCGCTTCCGTCGCAGACAGCATCTCGATGAACCTCTGCACCGTCCAGAGCGGAACCGAGGTCGAGCGCCTCTGGAACCAGAACGCGTACCGCCCGCCATACCTCTGGAGTGTTCTTGACGTATTGATTGGAGCACCGGTGCATGTCCTCTGCGACCCTGTTGGCGGCGGACAGGTCCGGGGACCACACAACTGCGGCGCCTGCGACGCCCCGATCGTGAAAGGAATTGGCGAATATTCGCTATCCGGGGATGTAGAACTTCTGCGTGCTCTTGCGGAGACGGAGTGCGAGTGCAAAGGAGAGTGGGAGTTCGTGCTGGAGCAGGAAGAGCCGTTCTGTATGCCGCTTACCCGCTAG
- a CDS encoding FIST signal transduction protein, translating to MASSVEQAVDDIKGQFGEISPNLVLFFASSRYDPALISRGMHDAFPGAQVIGCSTAGEIASGRVLKDAIVAMAFDERTVSGVACSVVTDVTSPDSLMGAVREIEEKIGAPLRDLDFRKYVGLILIDGLSGAEEHVMDRLGDLTNVVFIGGSAGDDLKFQSTYVYLNGEAYTNAAVLALLKPVGEFGIIKTQSFRPLGITLVPTKVNEERREVIEFNNMPAAVAYARALGVSVEEAPKRFMHNPVGLVTGDDFFVRSPRKIEGESILFYCMVKEGMDLALLESTDIVADTRKAVEEKVRQLGGASALINFHCILRALELEEIGHNEAYGSIFADIPTIGFSTYGEEYIGHINQTSTMLLFK from the coding sequence ATGGCATCATCAGTTGAACAGGCTGTCGACGATATTAAGGGACAGTTTGGTGAAATTTCCCCTAATCTGGTACTTTTCTTTGCATCATCCCGATACGATCCGGCGTTGATCAGCCGGGGGATGCACGATGCGTTCCCTGGCGCGCAGGTCATCGGCTGCTCGACCGCCGGGGAGATCGCCAGCGGTCGAGTCCTGAAGGATGCGATTGTGGCGATGGCGTTTGACGAGCGGACCGTCAGCGGCGTTGCATGCAGTGTCGTTACCGACGTCACCTCCCCTGACTCACTTATGGGTGCAGTCCGGGAGATTGAAGAGAAGATCGGTGCGCCGCTCCGCGACCTCGATTTCAGGAAGTACGTGGGACTGATCTTGATCGACGGTTTGAGCGGCGCAGAAGAGCATGTGATGGACCGGCTTGGCGACCTCACCAATGTGGTCTTCATCGGCGGCTCTGCAGGCGACGATCTCAAGTTCCAATCGACCTATGTCTACCTGAATGGGGAGGCATACACCAACGCGGCTGTTCTTGCACTCCTCAAGCCCGTCGGTGAGTTCGGGATCATCAAGACCCAGAGTTTCCGGCCGCTCGGGATCACCCTTGTGCCGACGAAGGTGAACGAAGAGCGTCGGGAGGTCATCGAGTTCAACAACATGCCTGCGGCGGTCGCATATGCCCGGGCTCTCGGTGTGTCCGTAGAGGAGGCGCCGAAGAGATTCATGCACAACCCCGTTGGGCTTGTGACCGGCGACGACTTCTTCGTCCGGAGCCCCCGGAAGATCGAGGGCGAGAGCATTCTCTTCTACTGTATGGTCAAGGAAGGGATGGATCTTGCGCTGCTGGAGTCGACGGATATCGTCGCGGACACCCGGAAGGCCGTCGAGGAGAAGGTTCGGCAGCTGGGAGGGGCCTCTGCTCTTATCAACTTCCACTGCATTCTTCGGGCGCTGGAACTCGAGGAGATCGGACATAACGAGGCGTATGGCTCAATATTTGCTGACATTCCGACGATCGGGTTCTCCACCTACGGTGAAGAGTACATCGGGCACATCAACCAGACCTCGACGATGTTGCTCTTCAAATAA
- a CDS encoding flavodoxin family protein, with translation MKIIAVVGSPRGMRSRTRRLAGFVLAGAKDAGAEVEIIELADMQITPCTACESCSLDGRCVFADDFPAAYDRMQDADGLVFASPVYVDNVSGQMKVFIDRLADAMHYQNFSGRYGCSIATTEISGGDAVVGYLNLALNYLGVTTVGGMSVALGDDPEAIDRAESAARDLGRRLVLAIKSRPRYPDQEARMAENRRCFGRVVRANRDWRPDEYERWVREGWIREE, from the coding sequence GTGAAGATAATCGCAGTTGTGGGAAGTCCGCGTGGGATGAGAAGCAGGACAAGAAGGCTTGCAGGCTTCGTGCTTGCCGGGGCGAAAGATGCCGGGGCCGAGGTTGAGATCATTGAACTTGCCGATATGCAGATCACTCCCTGCACCGCCTGCGAGAGTTGCAGCCTGGACGGGAGATGCGTCTTTGCCGACGATTTCCCCGCTGCTTACGACCGGATGCAGGATGCCGACGGGCTGGTGTTCGCCTCACCGGTCTACGTCGACAATGTCAGCGGACAGATGAAAGTCTTCATCGACCGGCTGGCGGACGCGATGCACTACCAGAACTTCTCCGGGAGATACGGCTGCAGCATCGCGACCACCGAGATCTCGGGAGGCGATGCGGTTGTCGGTTATCTGAACCTTGCGCTCAATTACCTCGGGGTGACGACGGTTGGGGGGATGAGCGTCGCGCTCGGAGACGATCCGGAGGCGATCGATAGGGCAGAATCGGCGGCACGCGATCTCGGGAGGCGGCTGGTCCTGGCAATCAAAAGTCGCCCGCGTTACCCTGATCAGGAGGCAAGGATGGCGGAAAACCGGAGGTGCTTTGGCAGGGTGGTGCGGGCAAACCGCGACTGGCGGCCGGACGAGTACGAGCGGTGGGTGCGGGAGGGCTGGATCAGAGAGGAGTGA
- a CDS encoding endonuclease/exonuclease/phosphatase family protein: MRLISWNVDLFRSGLKSVEKKVEAVCQHSPDIVAFQEVTDRDLPLFREELAAYGLIYSVDSLALVEIARVAYMAERLNELRARNATDPFQFAYGISRLSEQCSPSNESKDCGCLIASRYPLTPLNPFDFDIPWKQRVVSAVISAPTGEFELHNAHVPTAIGGRRNEIVKAETLVGIYRRLATSSARPRILCGDLHIPEAERSDGTIVPFYKDIIPNENYNTGISETDEYLGRPRKWWYNAEMNILAGLAEYDLPDVFRRLHGYRAREYSWCPDRGPEDVPKCKRYDHIFASVRLNPTACWYLHDLRGQGLSDHSAVVADFAP, from the coding sequence ATGCGGCTCATATCATGGAACGTGGATCTCTTCCGCTCGGGTTTAAAGAGCGTGGAGAAGAAGGTTGAAGCAGTCTGTCAGCATTCGCCGGATATCGTCGCCTTTCAGGAGGTAACGGATCGGGATCTGCCGCTCTTCCGGGAAGAACTGGCGGCCTACGGATTGATTTACTCCGTCGACAGCCTTGCCCTCGTGGAGATTGCACGGGTGGCCTATATGGCTGAACGATTGAACGAACTTCGTGCGCGAAACGCAACTGATCCTTTCCAGTTCGCGTACGGGATCTCCCGGCTCTCGGAGCAGTGCTCACCAAGTAATGAGTCAAAAGACTGCGGATGCCTGATTGCGAGCAGGTACCCCCTGACACCACTCAACCCGTTCGACTTTGACATACCGTGGAAGCAGCGGGTGGTCTCTGCCGTCATCAGTGCGCCCACCGGCGAGTTCGAGCTCCACAACGCGCACGTCCCCACGGCGATAGGCGGCCGGAGAAATGAGATCGTCAAGGCGGAGACACTGGTCGGGATCTATCGGCGCCTTGCCACGAGTTCGGCTCGGCCGCGGATCCTCTGTGGCGACCTTCACATCCCCGAGGCAGAGCGGTCCGACGGTACGATCGTCCCGTTCTATAAAGATATTATACCAAACGAGAACTACAACACCGGGATCTCCGAGACCGATGAATATCTCGGGCGGCCGAGGAAGTGGTGGTATAACGCCGAGATGAACATCCTCGCCGGCCTTGCAGAGTACGACCTTCCCGATGTCTTCCGAAGACTGCATGGCTACCGGGCACGGGAGTACAGCTGGTGTCCCGACCGCGGACCGGAAGATGTTCCAAAGTGCAAGCGCTACGATCACATCTTTGCATCAGTGCGCCTGAACCCCACAGCGTGCTGGTACCTGCATGACCTGCGTGGACAGGGGTTGAGCGATCATTCCGCCGTTGTGGCCGACTTTGCGCCGTGA
- a CDS encoding pyridoxamine 5'-phosphate oxidase family protein has protein sequence MVSLTEEMKAALRTMKAFPVATASKDGWPNVVPIGFVELVDDETIWIADNFMKKTLANIQENPKVAIYVWGPETKGCFQIKGEVEIRTSGPEFEKMQFTVRSKMAKAPAKTLLIMKIREVYECSPGAKAGEKIL, from the coding sequence ATGGTTTCACTTACTGAAGAGATGAAAGCAGCGCTTCGGACGATGAAGGCTTTCCCGGTCGCCACGGCCTCCAAGGACGGGTGGCCGAACGTGGTCCCGATCGGGTTTGTTGAACTCGTCGACGACGAGACGATCTGGATTGCGGACAACTTCATGAAGAAGACGCTGGCGAACATCCAGGAGAATCCGAAGGTTGCCATCTACGTCTGGGGGCCCGAGACGAAGGGCTGCTTCCAGATCAAGGGCGAAGTCGAGATCAGGACCAGCGGGCCGGAGTTTGAGAAGATGCAGTTCACCGTCCGCTCAAAGATGGCGAAGGCTCCGGCAAAGACGCTCCTCATCATGAAGATCCGCGAGGTCTATGAGTGCTCTCCCGGTGCGAAGGCGGGGGAGAAGATTCTTTAA